One window of Cydia pomonella isolate Wapato2018A chromosome 7, ilCydPomo1, whole genome shotgun sequence genomic DNA carries:
- the LOC133520106 gene encoding zinc finger protein 436-like isoform X2, whose amino-acid sequence MADPKDVISMKSCRICLTNKKPLCPLFRYKLSGNYAEMLTAIADVKVSSNDGLPDKICNKCCTSLEKAYLLRTIAERSDKILRKAVIKTNENVPTKKIAFDSFTDIKSEIAPLAVKAEPKWEMEIEVLDTLNAPKPMDPIDGKDIVIANTVIRKVEPGSEEPKKETSEDVDLTWTKTKSNNYDAEYLDDDFFQDDDDDDYVPPKEKQKTKFKKPKLSDIKVFKEKKKTIVRKLKVLSKSDNFESLGSSDDGKGKTATTITCYPIMKNGSRGPPILLKRPKDATILKVHPNYKPRAETTRLVRRDKPVRMVRSAKPVVKPREKMVCPVCGILTYTLGNHIATHQEKKRYSCSQCTRSFAQKANLQVHQKQHTGVKDHICEVCGAGFYSQKSLVRHNLIHKGERPYPCTLCNKRFIAASGLNRHMRIHNCDKRFSCDICSRVFIQSHHLQNHKLSHTGDKPFTCQVCNVCFSYKVNLNNHVYKVHGINLKFKSIHTVTEDVLRREMGLAGEARAAALALPALDAPQQDYAVVH is encoded by the exons ATGGCAGATCCAAAAGATGTTATTAGCATGAAGTCGTGTCgaatatgtctgacaaacaaGAAACCCCTGTGTCCCCTATTTCGATACAAATTGTCTGGTAATTACGCTGAAATGCTTACCGCCATTGCAGACGTAAAG GTATCATCAAATGATGGTTTGCCAGATAAGATTTGTAACAAATGCTGCACTTCTTTGGAGAAAGCATATCTCCTTAGGACTATTGCAGAAAG ATCGGATAAAATTCTAAGAAAAGCTGTAattaaaacaaacgaaaatgtTCCAACCAAAAAGATAGCATTTGACTCTTTCACTGATATAAAAAGTGAGATAGCACCACTAGCCGTCAAAGCCGAGCCGAAATGGGAAATGGAAATAGAAGTTCTTGACACCTTAAATGCGCCAAAACCAATGGACCCTATCGATGGCAAGGACATAGTCATAGCCAACACTGTGATCAGGAAAGTTGAGCCAGGCTCCGAGGAACCTAAAAAAGAAACCTCGGAGGATGTCGATCTGACATGGACCAAGACTAAATCTAACAACTATGAT GCAGAATACCTGGACGATGATTTCTTccaagatgatgatgatgatgattatgtgCCACCCAAAGAGAAACAGAAAACTAAATTCAAAAAACCAAAGTTGTCTGACATCAAAGTTTTcaaggaaaagaaaaaaactattGTTAGAAAACTGAAAGTATTATCCAAGTCCGACAACTTTGAAAGCTTGGGCTCTAGTGATGATGGCAAAGGCAAGACAGCAACAACAATTACGTGCT ATCCGATAATGAAGAACGGCTCCCGCGGACCACCGATCCTCCTCAAGCGGCCAAAGGACGCGACGATCCTCAAGGTTCACCCCAACTACAAGCCTCGGGCAGAAACCACGCGGCTCGTCCGGCGCGACAAGCCCGTCCGCATGGTCCGCTCGGCCAAGCCCGTGGTCAAGCCCAGGGAGAAGATGGTGTGCCCGGTCTGCGGGATTCTCACTTACACTCTTGGCAACCACATTGCTACGCATCAAG AGAAAAAACGATACTCCTGCAGTCAATGCACGCGATCATTCGCGCAGAAGGCGAACCTGCAAGTACATCAGAAACAGCATACCGGGGTCAAGGACCACATCTGCGAGGTCTGCGGCGCCGGGTTCTACAGCCAGAAGTCGCTAGTCAG gcATAATCTAATTCACAAAGGCGAGAGGCCCTACCCGTGCACGCTGTGCAATAAGAGGTTCATTGCA GCTTCCGGTTTGAACCGGCACATGAGGATACACAACTGCGACAAGCGGTTCAGCTGCGATATCTGCAGTCGCGTGTTTATTCAGAGCCATCATTTGCAGAATCATAAGCTCTCGCATACGGGAGACAAGCCTTTTACGTGTCAG GTATGCAACGTGTGCTTCAGCTACAAAGTGAACCTGAACAACCACGTGTACAAGGTGCACGGCATCAACCTGAAGTTCAAGTCCATCCACACGGTGACGGAGGACGTGCTGCGCCGCGAGATGGGGCTGGCGGGCgaggcgcgcgccgccgcgctcgcgCTGCCCGCGCTGGACGCGCCGCAGCAGGACTACGCCGTCGTGCACTAG
- the LOC133520106 gene encoding zinc finger protein 436-like isoform X1 has product MADPKDVISMKSCRICLTNKKPLCPLFRYKLSGNYAEMLTAIADVKVSSNDGLPDKICNKCCTSLEKAYLLRTIAERSDKILRKAVIKTNENVPTKKIAFDSFTDIKSEIAPLAVKAEPKWEMEIEVLDTLNAPKPMDPIDGKDIVIANTVIRKVEPGSEEPKKETSEDVDLTWTKTKSNNYDAEYLDDDFFQDDDDDDYVPPKEKQKTKFKKPKLSDIKVFKEKKKTIVRKLKVLSKSDNFESLGSSDDGKGKTATTITCYPIMKNGSRGPPILLKRPKDATILKVHPNYKPRAETTRLVRRDKPVRMVRSAKPVVKPREKMVCPVCGILTYTLGNHIATHQEKKRYSCSQCTRSFAQKANLQVHQKQHTGVKDHICEVCGAGFYSQKSLVRHNLIHKGERPYPCTLCNKRFIARCDLNRHLRIHSGYKPFKCATCTMSFNAKHQLQNHERMHTGERPYSCEVCNVCFSYKVNLNNHVYKVHGINLKFKSIHTVTEDVLRREMGLAGEARAAALALPALDAPQQDYAVVH; this is encoded by the exons ATGGCAGATCCAAAAGATGTTATTAGCATGAAGTCGTGTCgaatatgtctgacaaacaaGAAACCCCTGTGTCCCCTATTTCGATACAAATTGTCTGGTAATTACGCTGAAATGCTTACCGCCATTGCAGACGTAAAG GTATCATCAAATGATGGTTTGCCAGATAAGATTTGTAACAAATGCTGCACTTCTTTGGAGAAAGCATATCTCCTTAGGACTATTGCAGAAAG ATCGGATAAAATTCTAAGAAAAGCTGTAattaaaacaaacgaaaatgtTCCAACCAAAAAGATAGCATTTGACTCTTTCACTGATATAAAAAGTGAGATAGCACCACTAGCCGTCAAAGCCGAGCCGAAATGGGAAATGGAAATAGAAGTTCTTGACACCTTAAATGCGCCAAAACCAATGGACCCTATCGATGGCAAGGACATAGTCATAGCCAACACTGTGATCAGGAAAGTTGAGCCAGGCTCCGAGGAACCTAAAAAAGAAACCTCGGAGGATGTCGATCTGACATGGACCAAGACTAAATCTAACAACTATGAT GCAGAATACCTGGACGATGATTTCTTccaagatgatgatgatgatgattatgtgCCACCCAAAGAGAAACAGAAAACTAAATTCAAAAAACCAAAGTTGTCTGACATCAAAGTTTTcaaggaaaagaaaaaaactattGTTAGAAAACTGAAAGTATTATCCAAGTCCGACAACTTTGAAAGCTTGGGCTCTAGTGATGATGGCAAAGGCAAGACAGCAACAACAATTACGTGCT ATCCGATAATGAAGAACGGCTCCCGCGGACCACCGATCCTCCTCAAGCGGCCAAAGGACGCGACGATCCTCAAGGTTCACCCCAACTACAAGCCTCGGGCAGAAACCACGCGGCTCGTCCGGCGCGACAAGCCCGTCCGCATGGTCCGCTCGGCCAAGCCCGTGGTCAAGCCCAGGGAGAAGATGGTGTGCCCGGTCTGCGGGATTCTCACTTACACTCTTGGCAACCACATTGCTACGCATCAAG AGAAAAAACGATACTCCTGCAGTCAATGCACGCGATCATTCGCGCAGAAGGCGAACCTGCAAGTACATCAGAAACAGCATACCGGGGTCAAGGACCACATCTGCGAGGTCTGCGGCGCCGGGTTCTACAGCCAGAAGTCGCTAGTCAG gcATAATCTAATTCACAAAGGCGAGAGGCCCTACCCGTGCACGCTGTGCAATAAGAGGTTCATTGCA CGTTGCGATCTGAACCGGCACCTACGCATTCACTCCGGCTACAAGCCATTCAAgtgcgccacttgcaccatgtCCTTCAACGCGAAACATCAACTGCAGAACCACGAGCGCATGCACACAGGCGAAAGACCATATTCCTGCGAA GTATGCAACGTGTGCTTCAGCTACAAAGTGAACCTGAACAACCACGTGTACAAGGTGCACGGCATCAACCTGAAGTTCAAGTCCATCCACACGGTGACGGAGGACGTGCTGCGCCGCGAGATGGGGCTGGCGGGCgaggcgcgcgccgccgcgctcgcgCTGCCCGCGCTGGACGCGCCGCAGCAGGACTACGCCGTCGTGCACTAG